A DNA window from Chelativorans sp. AA-79 contains the following coding sequences:
- a CDS encoding glutathione S-transferase family protein, protein MLKFYHAPWSRSSAVFWLIEELGVDYEMELVDIRGEGGAPEEYRAVQPNKKVPAIEHEGKVVTERAAIAIYLGDAFPRTGLAPAIGDPDRAAYLSMLVYHDAVFDPAICGHVHGLSYVSNDYPFGLYDDLVANLEHRLSEKPYAAGDRFTIADVILGSGMNYTMNVLKGLPQKPAFEDYVARVTDRPAYKRSAEKDAALAAKVPAFQAMFASRD, encoded by the coding sequence ATGCTCAAGTTCTATCATGCGCCGTGGTCCCGCTCTTCCGCCGTGTTCTGGCTGATCGAGGAACTCGGGGTGGACTATGAAATGGAACTCGTGGACATCCGTGGCGAGGGAGGGGCGCCGGAGGAATACCGGGCGGTCCAGCCGAACAAGAAGGTTCCGGCGATCGAGCACGAAGGCAAAGTCGTTACGGAGCGCGCGGCGATCGCGATCTATCTCGGCGACGCGTTTCCGCGGACGGGGCTTGCTCCGGCGATCGGCGATCCGGATCGCGCCGCTTATCTGAGCATGCTCGTCTATCACGATGCGGTCTTCGATCCGGCGATTTGCGGGCATGTGCACGGCCTGAGCTATGTGAGCAATGATTATCCGTTCGGTCTCTACGACGACCTGGTTGCAAATCTCGAGCACAGGCTGTCTGAAAAACCCTACGCCGCCGGTGATCGGTTCACGATCGCGGACGTGATCCTCGGCTCGGGCATGAATTACACCATGAACGTGCTCAAGGGCCTGCCGCAGAAGCCGGCCTTCGAGGACTATGTCGCCCGGGTGACGGATCGGCCGGCCTACAAGCGTTCGGCGGAGAAGGATGCGGCACTTGCCGCCAAGGTGCCCGCGTTCCAGGCGATGTTCGCCTCACGCGACTAA